From one Oncorhynchus clarkii lewisi isolate Uvic-CL-2024 chromosome 6, UVic_Ocla_1.0, whole genome shotgun sequence genomic stretch:
- the LOC139412329 gene encoding submandibular gland secretory Glx-rich protein CA-like, producing the protein MAEEEDPDSSTVAEEEDPDSSTMAEEEDPDSSTVAEEEDPDSSTVAEEEDPDSSTVAEEEDPDSSTVAEEEDPDSSTMAEEEDPDSSTMAEEEDPDSSTMAEEEDPDSSTVAEEEDPDSSTVAEEEDPDSSTMAEEGDPDSSTMAEEEDPDSSTMAEEEDPDSSTVAEEEDPDSSTVAEEEDPDSSTMAEEEDPDSSTMAEEEDPDSSTMAEKGDPGLSAAEECKRLLSAQLQNVLTDV; encoded by the coding sequence ATGGCAGAAGAGGAAGATCCAGACTCATCCACTGTGGCAGAAGAGGAAGATCCAGACTCATCCACCATGGCAGAAGAGGAAGATCCAGACTCATCCACCGTGGCAGAAGAGGAAGATCCAGACTCATCCACCGTGGCAGAAGAGGAAGATCCAGACTCATCCACCGTGGCAGAAGAGGAAGATCCAGACTCATCCACCGTGGCAGAAGAGGAAGATCCAGACTCATCCACCATGGCAGAAGAGGAAGATCCAGACTCATCCACCATGGCAGAAGAGGAAGATCCAGACTCATCCACCATGGCAGAAGAGGAAGATCCAGACTCATCCACCGTGGCAGAAGAGGAAGATCCAGACTCATCCACCGTGGCAGAAGAGGAAGATCCAGACTCATCCACCATGGCAGAAGAGGGAGATCCAGACTCATCCACCATGGCAGAAGAGGAAGATCCAGACTCATCCACCATGGCAGAAGAGGAAGATCCAGACTCATCCACCGTGGCAGAAGAGGAAGATCCAGACTCATCCACCGTGGCAGAAGAGGAAGATCCAGACTCATCCACCATGGCAGAAGAGGAAGATCCAGACTCATCCACCATGGCAGAAGAGGAAGATCCAGACTCATCCACCATGGCAGAAAAGGGAGATCCAGGCCTCTCGGCCGCTGAAGAATGTAAAAGGCTGCTATCTGCACAATTGCAGAATGTTCTCACTGATGTGTAG